A DNA window from Limanda limanda chromosome 6, fLimLim1.1, whole genome shotgun sequence contains the following coding sequences:
- the LOC133003074 gene encoding inner ear-specific collagen, translating into MLTFPVHLLLMVVSLPIVVTTPETISLDTWSPPPGPPPGGPGRLFNQTADSLSELPAVCQMLLQSPDPVSPEDIPWYCLCTHCQSTQGPKGDRGDRGLPGSPGSPGRRGWTGSRGPPGFVGRSGIKGQKGDEGEKGQHGPQGLVGRKGDRGYKGDKGDQGLAGHPGDHGPKGDDGVCPDTCVSSDGPQGPPGLPGPAGTRGLPGTPGVLGPKGNKGDVGSLGPLGAPGRVGDKGDLGPQGECNCTDGEDGSPGHKGEMGAKGEQGDGGAEGKIGLQGDQGDPGQIGMRGPPGPCMPSIQSAFSAGLTTSYPPPDRPVVFSRIISNVYDQYDPSTGVFTAPVNGTYVFSYHLTVHERVLKVGLFCEFRAVVITTDTKLLGTTSHSVVLHLAKWERVWLQVKNEATNGMFAGSETSSTFSGFLLHPDKCDMGFGRDFMPPPQVDEPYLWKEMSEPSTASPPTTPAGGGSD; encoded by the exons ATGCTGACCTTCCCTGTCCACCTGCTGTTGATGGTGGTGTCCCTCCCCATCGTCGTGACGACGCCTGAGACCATCTCCCTAGACAcctggagccccccccccggccccccccccggcgGCCCCGGACGCCTCTTCAACCAGACTGCGGACAGCCTGTCGGAGCTGCCAGCTGTTTGCCAGATGTTGCTGCAGTCCCCGGACCCGGTGTCCCCGGAGGACATCCCGTGGTACTGTCTGTGCACACACTGCCAGAGCACCCAGGGGCCCAAGGGGGACCGAGGGGACCGGGGTCTTCCAG GTAGTCCGGGTAGTCCTGGCAGACGAGGCTGGACCGGGTCCAGAGGTCCTCCAGGCTTCGTGGGCAGATCTGGGATCAAAG GACAGAAAGGAGACGAGGGTGAGAAGGGACAACATGGACCCCAGGGACTAGTGGGACGCAAAGGGGACCGAGGTTACAAAG GTGACAAAGGTGATCAAGGTCTGGCGGGTCACCCAGGGGATCATGGTCCTAAAGGAGATGATGGAGTCTGTCCAGATACCTGTGTGTCCAGCGATGGACCACAAGGGCCCCCAGGTCTCCCTGGCcctgcaggaacccgaggtCTGCCAGGTACTCCAGGGGTTCTGGGGCCCAAAGGCAATAAGGGTGATGTGGGCAGTCTGGGTCCCCTTGGTGCCCCTGGACGTGTGGGGGATAAGGGTGATTTAGGGCCCCAGGGGGAGTGTAACTGTACCGATGGAGAAGATGGGAGTCCAGGTCATAAGGGGGAAATGGGAGCCAAGGGGGAACAAGGAGATGGGGGGGCTGAGGGGAAAATTGGGCTGCAAGGGGACCAGGGAGATCCAGGGCAGATTGGCATGAGGGGTCCTCCTGGTCCCTGCATGCCTAGTATCCAGTCAGCCTTCTCTGCTGGGCTGACGACCAgttaccccccccccgacaggccCGTGGTCTTCTCCCGCATCATCTCCAACGTCTACGACCAGTACGACCCCTCGACTGGGGTCTTCACCGCCCCCGTTAATGGGACCTACGTCTTCAGCTACCACCTCACAGTCCACGAACGGGTCCTGAAGGTTGGACTCTTTTGTGAATTCAGAGCGGTTGTTATAACCACTGACACGAAGCTGCTAGGGACCACCTCGCACTCGGTTGTGCTTCACCTGGCCAAGTGGGAGAGGGTGTGGCTTCAGGTGAAGAATGAGGCCACTAATGGCATGTTCGCCGGTTCTGAGACCAGCAGCACCTTCTCAGGCTTCTTACTCCATCCAGATAAATGTGACATGGGTTTTGGTAGAGACTTCATGCCTCCGCCTCAAGTGGATGAACCTTACCTCTGGAAAGAAATGTCTGAGCCCAGCACCGCCAGTCCCCCCACTACACCTGCTGGTGGAGGATCCGACTAA